From Pseudomonas sp. FP2335, the proteins below share one genomic window:
- a CDS encoding CsbD family protein, whose product MGSTADKAKGLKDEAVGNIKQGIGKVTGNDKLRAEGVVQEKKGQVEKAIGDTKDAVKKAVK is encoded by the coding sequence ATGGGCAGCACAGCGGATAAGGCAAAAGGTTTGAAAGACGAAGCCGTCGGCAACATCAAGCAAGGCATCGGCAAAGTCACCGGAAACGACAAACTGCGCGCTGAAGGCGTGGTGCAGGAAAAGAAAGGCCAGGTTGAAAAGGCCATTGGTGACACCAAGGACGCGGTCAAGAAAGCCGTCAAATAA
- the fadD1 gene encoding long-chain-fatty-acid--CoA ligase FadD1: protein MNEDFWKDKYPAGIAAEINPDEYPNIQAVLKQSCQRFANKPAFSNLGKTITYGELYELSGAFAAYLQQHTDLKPGDRIAVQLPNVLQYPVAVFGAIRAGLIVVNTNPLYTAREMEHQFNDSGAKALVCLANMAHLAEKVVPKTAVKHVIVTEVADLLPPLKRLLINSVIKYVKKMVPAYHLPKAIKFNDVLAKGQGQPVSDANPASSDVAVLQYTGGTTGVAKGAMLTHRNLVANMLQCKALMGSNLNEGCEILITPLPLYHIYAFTFHCMAMMLIGNHNILISNPRDLPAMVKELSKWKFSGFVGLNTLFVALCNNEAFRKLDFSALKVTLSGGMALQLAAAERWKDVTGCGICEGYGMTETSPVATVNPIQHIQIGTIGIPVPSTVCKVIADDGTELPLGETGELCVKGPQVMKGYWQRQDATDEMLDSEGWLKTGDIAIIQPDGYMRIVDRKKDMILVSGFNVYPNELEDVLAGLPGVLQCAAIGVPDEKSGEIIKLFIVVKPGATLTKDQVMEHMRANVTAYKVPKLVEFRDALPTTNVGKILRRELRDEELKKLGLKK, encoded by the coding sequence ATGAACGAAGACTTTTGGAAGGATAAGTACCCCGCCGGGATTGCTGCAGAAATCAATCCAGACGAGTATCCGAATATTCAGGCGGTACTGAAGCAGTCCTGCCAGCGCTTCGCCAACAAACCGGCTTTCAGCAACCTGGGCAAGACAATCACCTACGGTGAGTTGTACGAATTGTCCGGTGCTTTCGCCGCGTACCTGCAACAGCACACCGACTTGAAGCCCGGCGACCGCATCGCCGTGCAACTGCCCAACGTCCTGCAGTACCCGGTCGCCGTGTTCGGTGCCATCCGGGCCGGCTTGATCGTGGTCAACACCAACCCGCTGTACACCGCGCGGGAAATGGAACACCAATTCAACGACTCCGGTGCCAAGGCCCTGGTCTGCCTGGCCAACATGGCGCACCTGGCGGAAAAGGTCGTGCCCAAGACCGCCGTCAAGCATGTGATCGTCACCGAAGTCGCCGACCTGTTGCCGCCGCTCAAGCGTCTGCTGATCAACAGCGTCATCAAGTACGTGAAAAAAATGGTCCCGGCTTATCACTTGCCCAAGGCGATCAAGTTCAACGACGTGCTGGCCAAGGGGCAGGGCCAGCCGGTCAGCGACGCCAACCCCGCCAGCAGTGATGTGGCCGTGCTGCAATACACCGGCGGCACCACCGGCGTGGCCAAGGGTGCGATGCTCACCCACCGCAACCTTGTCGCCAACATGCTGCAATGCAAGGCGCTGATGGGCTCGAACCTCAATGAGGGCTGCGAGATCCTGATCACGCCGCTGCCGCTGTACCACATCTATGCGTTCACCTTTCATTGCATGGCGATGATGCTGATCGGCAACCACAACATCCTGATCAGCAACCCGCGCGACCTGCCGGCGATGGTCAAGGAATTGTCCAAGTGGAAGTTCAGCGGTTTTGTCGGCCTGAACACGCTGTTCGTGGCGCTGTGCAACAACGAGGCGTTCCGCAAGCTGGACTTCTCTGCGCTGAAGGTCACCCTGTCGGGCGGCATGGCCCTGCAACTGGCCGCCGCCGAGCGTTGGAAGGACGTGACCGGTTGTGGCATCTGCGAAGGCTACGGCATGACCGAAACCAGCCCCGTGGCGACCGTGAACCCGATCCAGCATATCCAGATCGGCACCATCGGCATTCCCGTGCCGTCCACCGTGTGCAAGGTCATCGCCGATGATGGCACCGAGTTGCCGCTGGGCGAAACCGGCGAGCTGTGCGTGAAGGGCCCACAGGTGATGAAGGGCTACTGGCAGCGTCAGGACGCCACCGACGAGATGCTCGACAGCGAAGGCTGGTTGAAGACCGGCGACATCGCGATCATCCAGCCGGATGGCTACATGCGCATTGTCGACCGCAAGAAGGACATGATCCTGGTCTCGGGCTTCAACGTGTACCCCAATGAGCTCGAAGACGTGCTGGCCGGCCTGCCGGGCGTACTGCAATGCGCGGCCATCGGTGTGCCGGACGAGAAGTCCGGTGAGATCATCAAGCTCTTTATCGTGGTCAAACCGGGTGCCACGTTGACCAAGGATCAGGTGATGGAGCATATGCGCGCCAACGTCACCGCCTACAAGGTGCCCAAGCTCGTGGAATTCCGCGATGCCTTGCCGACTACCAACGTGGGCAAGATCCTGCGGCGTGAGTTGCGTGATGAAGAGCTGAAGAAGCTCGGCCTCAAGAAGTAA
- the fadD2 gene encoding long-chain-fatty-acid--CoA ligase FadD2, with protein sequence MQPDFWNDKRAAGVPNAIDLTSYKSVIEVFERSCKTFADRPAFSNMGITLTYAELERQSAAFAGYLQQHTDLKPGERIAVQMPNVLHYPIAVFGALRAGLIVVNTNPLYTPREMRHQFKDAGVRALVYLNLFGSRVQEVCADTEIDYLIEAKMGDFMPAAKGWLVNTVVDKVKKMVPAYSLPRAVSFKRALRMGAGLGVIRHPVTLDDIAVLQYTGGTTGLAKGAMLTHGNLVANMQQARACMSQVNDDGQPLVREGQEVMIAPLPLYHIYAFTANCMCMMVTGNHNVLITNPRDIGGFIKELKKWRFSCLLGLNTLFVALMDHPDFKTLDFSHLKITNSGGTALVKATAERWKALTGCTIGEGYGLTETSPVASTNPYGSQSRLGTVGIPVPGTAMKVIDDEGRELPLGERGELCIKGPQVMKGYWQQPVATAETLDAEGWLKTGDIAVIDTDGFVSIVDRKKDLIIVSGFNVYPNEIEDVVMAHPAVANCAVIGVPDERTGEAVKLFVVARAQGVSLEELKTYCKTNFTGYKVPKHIVLRESLPMTPVGKILRRELRDIA encoded by the coding sequence ATGCAACCTGATTTCTGGAATGACAAACGCGCCGCGGGCGTTCCCAATGCCATCGACCTCACCTCTTACAAGTCGGTGATCGAAGTCTTCGAGCGTTCCTGCAAGACCTTTGCCGACCGTCCGGCGTTCAGCAACATGGGTATCACTCTGACCTACGCCGAGCTGGAGCGCCAAAGTGCGGCGTTCGCCGGCTACCTGCAACAGCACACCGACCTCAAGCCCGGCGAGCGCATTGCGGTGCAGATGCCCAACGTGCTGCATTACCCGATTGCCGTGTTCGGCGCCCTGCGCGCCGGGCTGATCGTGGTCAACACCAACCCGCTGTACACCCCGCGCGAGATGCGCCACCAGTTCAAGGACGCCGGCGTGCGTGCGCTGGTCTACCTCAACCTGTTCGGTTCGCGGGTGCAGGAAGTGTGCGCCGATACCGAGATCGACTACCTGATCGAAGCCAAGATGGGCGATTTCATGCCCGCCGCCAAAGGCTGGCTGGTCAACACCGTGGTCGACAAGGTCAAGAAAATGGTCCCGGCCTATAGCCTGCCGCGCGCCGTTTCCTTCAAGCGTGCGTTGCGCATGGGCGCAGGCCTGGGCGTGATCCGCCATCCCGTGACCCTGGACGATATCGCAGTGCTGCAATACACCGGCGGCACCACCGGCCTGGCCAAGGGCGCGATGCTCACCCACGGCAACCTCGTGGCGAACATGCAGCAGGCGCGGGCGTGCATGTCCCAGGTCAACGACGACGGTCAGCCGCTGGTGCGCGAGGGGCAGGAAGTGATGATCGCGCCGCTGCCGCTTTACCATATCTATGCATTCACGGCGAACTGCATGTGCATGATGGTGACCGGCAACCACAACGTGCTGATCACCAACCCGCGCGACATCGGCGGCTTTATCAAGGAGTTGAAGAAGTGGCGCTTCTCCTGCCTGCTGGGGTTGAACACGCTGTTTGTGGCATTGATGGATCATCCGGACTTCAAGACCCTGGATTTCTCCCACCTCAAGATCACCAACTCCGGTGGCACCGCGCTGGTCAAGGCCACTGCGGAGCGCTGGAAAGCGCTGACCGGCTGCACTATCGGCGAGGGCTACGGGCTGACGGAAACGTCGCCGGTCGCCAGCACCAACCCCTACGGCAGCCAATCGCGGTTGGGCACCGTGGGCATTCCGGTGCCGGGCACGGCGATGAAAGTCATTGATGACGAAGGCCGCGAATTGCCCTTGGGCGAGCGCGGCGAGTTGTGCATCAAGGGCCCGCAGGTCATGAAGGGCTACTGGCAGCAGCCGGTGGCCACCGCCGAGACGCTCGACGCCGAAGGCTGGCTCAAGACCGGCGACATTGCGGTGATCGACACCGATGGCTTTGTCAGCATCGTCGATCGCAAGAAAGACCTGATCATTGTCTCGGGCTTCAATGTGTACCCCAACGAGATCGAAGATGTGGTGATGGCCCACCCTGCGGTGGCCAACTGCGCGGTGATCGGCGTGCCGGACGAGCGCACGGGGGAGGCGGTGAAGCTGTTCGTGGTCGCCCGCGCCCAGGGTGTGAGCCTTGAGGAATTGAAGACGTACTGCAAGACCAACTTCACCGGCTACAAGGTGCCCAAGCATATTGTGTTGCGTGAGTCGTTGCCGATGACGCCTGTAGGGAAAATCTTGCGGCGGGAACTGCGCGACATCGCCTGA
- a CDS encoding alpha/beta hydrolase encodes MNHSTFWLTANDHSRLYVNQWLPDGPAKAMIMLSHGMAEHSGRYARLAQALCAAGYGLYAPDQRGHGRTADEGTLGLYAEHDGWNKVVGDLASLNQHIGQQHPGVPIILLGHSMGSYIAQAYLLHHSASLSGAALSGSNFQPVALYRAARVIARIERARQGLRGRSALIDFLSFGSFNKAFKPNRTAFDWLSRDPAEVDKYINDPLCGFRCTNQLWVDLLGGLQQISKASNLAQIDPGLPILVTGGECDPVSEGKRLTHLANALREAGCRHVQLTIYPQARHEVFNETNRDQVTADLLTWLDQALTLHRPARCE; translated from the coding sequence ATGAACCACAGCACCTTCTGGCTGACCGCGAATGACCACAGCCGCCTGTATGTCAATCAATGGCTGCCGGACGGCCCCGCCAAGGCGATGATCATGCTGTCCCACGGCATGGCCGAGCACAGCGGGCGCTATGCGCGCCTGGCGCAGGCACTGTGTGCGGCGGGCTACGGCCTGTACGCACCGGACCAGCGTGGCCACGGCCGCACCGCCGACGAAGGCACCCTGGGCCTGTACGCCGAGCACGACGGCTGGAACAAAGTGGTGGGCGACCTCGCCAGCCTCAACCAGCATATCGGCCAGCAGCATCCGGGGGTGCCGATCATTCTGCTGGGCCACAGCATGGGCAGCTACATCGCCCAGGCCTATCTGCTGCATCACAGCGCCAGCCTGAGCGGCGCGGCTCTGAGCGGCTCGAATTTCCAACCCGTGGCGCTGTACCGCGCCGCCCGGGTGATCGCGCGCATCGAGCGGGCCCGCCAGGGCCTGCGCGGGCGCAGTGCGTTGATCGACTTCCTGTCGTTCGGCTCATTCAACAAAGCGTTCAAACCCAACCGTACGGCCTTCGACTGGCTCAGCCGCGACCCGGCGGAAGTCGACAAGTACATCAACGACCCGCTCTGCGGTTTCCGCTGCACCAACCAGCTGTGGGTCGACCTGCTCGGCGGCTTGCAGCAAATCAGCAAAGCGTCCAATCTCGCGCAGATCGATCCGGGCCTGCCGATCCTGGTGACCGGCGGCGAATGTGATCCGGTGAGTGAGGGCAAGCGTCTCACCCATCTGGCCAACGCCCTGCGTGAAGCCGGCTGCCGCCACGTGCAACTGACGATCTACCCGCAGGCGCGCCATGAAGTGTTCAACGAAACCAACCGTGACCAAGTCACCGCCGACCTGCTGACGTGGCTCGACCAGGCCCTGACCCTGCACAGGCCGGCCCGCTGCGAATAA
- a CDS encoding MaoC family dehydratase, whose protein sequence is MTQVTNTPYEALEVGQTASYSKLVEERDIQLFAAMSGDHNPVHLDAEYAKATMFKERIAHGMFSGALISAAVACELPGPGTIYIGQQMSFQKPVKIGDTLTVRLEILEKLPKFRVRIATRVFNQRDELVVDGEAEILAPRKQQVVTLTELPPISIG, encoded by the coding sequence ATGACCCAGGTAACCAACACCCCGTACGAAGCCCTTGAAGTCGGCCAGACCGCCAGCTACAGCAAATTGGTGGAAGAGCGCGACATCCAGCTGTTCGCCGCGATGTCCGGTGACCACAACCCGGTGCACCTGGACGCCGAATACGCCAAGGCGACCATGTTCAAGGAGCGTATCGCCCACGGCATGTTCAGCGGTGCCCTGATCAGCGCGGCGGTAGCCTGCGAATTGCCTGGGCCGGGCACTATCTATATCGGCCAGCAGATGAGCTTTCAGAAGCCGGTGAAGATCGGCGACACCCTGACCGTGCGCCTGGAAATTCTCGAAAAACTGCCGAAATTCCGCGTACGCATCGCCACGCGGGTGTTCAACCAGCGCGATGAGTTGGTGGTGGATGGTGAAGCGGAGATTCTGGCGCCGCGCAAGCAGCAGGTGGTGACGCTGACCGAATTGCCGCCGATCAGCATTGGCTGA
- a CDS encoding PA2169 family four-helix-bundle protein, with protein MTDITKESISVLNYLIETSIDGQKGFKECAEDIKHPELKALFAKRSADCATAAAELKTAVRALGGDPEDSGSVAGALHRGWVDVKSMLTGKDEEAVLNEAERGEDHALKAYKEAIEKINKHNLLGIRDLVERQYHGVQRNHDQVKALRNQARAQS; from the coding sequence ATGACTGACATCACTAAAGAATCGATCTCCGTACTGAACTACCTGATTGAAACCAGCATCGACGGTCAAAAGGGTTTCAAAGAGTGCGCTGAAGACATCAAGCACCCAGAGCTTAAAGCGCTGTTCGCCAAGCGTTCCGCCGACTGCGCCACCGCTGCTGCCGAGCTGAAGACTGCCGTGCGTGCCTTGGGTGGCGATCCGGAAGATTCCGGCAGCGTTGCCGGCGCACTGCACCGTGGCTGGGTCGACGTGAAGTCGATGCTCACCGGCAAGGATGAAGAGGCGGTACTGAACGAAGCCGAGCGCGGTGAAGACCACGCACTGAAGGCTTACAAAGAAGCGATCGAGAAGATCAACAAGCACAACCTGTTGGGCATTCGTGACCTGGTTGAGCGTCAGTACCACGGCGTGCAACGTAACCATGACCAGGTGAAGGCGCTGCGTAACCAGGCTCGCGCCCAGTCGTAA
- a CDS encoding DUF3820 family protein: protein MNPEKLELLITRQMPFGKYKGRIIADLPGPYLNWFAREGFPHGELGGLLALMQEIDSNGLAELLEPLRVKHGKPAPRH, encoded by the coding sequence ATGAACCCCGAAAAACTCGAACTGCTGATCACCCGCCAAATGCCCTTCGGCAAGTACAAGGGCCGGATCATCGCCGACCTGCCCGGCCCCTACCTGAACTGGTTTGCCCGAGAAGGTTTCCCCCACGGCGAACTGGGTGGGCTGCTGGCATTGATGCAGGAAATCGACAGCAACGGCCTGGCCGAATTGCTCGAACCGTTGCGCGTAAAACACGGCAAGCCCGCCCCCCGCCATTAA
- a CDS encoding aminotransferase class V-fold PLP-dependent enzyme: MPRNADNEQHWTAIARRYELEPGPINLENGYFGRMSRVVRAQYLEHVAFINRSNSLHVRQRFEQGENVEIRRQLAGLINVDPESVAFTRNATEALQSLIRNYNRLEPGDQVLISDLEYDTVKGAMRWLAGVRGVEVIELSHAHPASFDSLLRTYRDAFAQYPRLKLMALTHVTHRTGLVMPVEAIAKAAREYDVDVILDGAHALGQIDFNLAELGIQFAGFNLHKWIGAPLTLGFLYIAPERLADIDPDMGEFHYPPSDVRARTSYSTPNFPALMTLPLVFEEHRSLGGSAAKGARVNYLRDLWVSKVRPLAGVEVLTSDDPRLYCGITAFKFVGRDQQVMADRLLKDYNLFTTTRVGAAFGTCIRVTPGLVTSAADINALVTAIAELNAD, from the coding sequence ATGCCAAGGAATGCCGATAACGAGCAACACTGGACCGCCATCGCCAGGCGCTATGAGCTGGAGCCTGGCCCGATCAATCTGGAAAACGGCTATTTCGGACGCATGAGCCGCGTCGTGCGCGCGCAGTATCTGGAACACGTGGCGTTTATCAACCGCAGCAATTCCCTGCATGTGCGCCAGCGTTTCGAGCAGGGCGAAAACGTCGAGATCCGCCGCCAACTGGCTGGGCTGATCAACGTCGACCCCGAGTCGGTCGCCTTCACCCGCAACGCCACCGAGGCCTTGCAGTCGCTGATCCGTAACTACAACCGCCTGGAGCCGGGGGATCAGGTGTTGATCAGTGACCTGGAGTACGACACGGTCAAAGGCGCCATGCGCTGGTTGGCCGGGGTTCGCGGCGTGGAGGTGATCGAACTGTCCCACGCGCACCCGGCGAGTTTCGACAGCCTGCTGCGCACATACCGCGATGCGTTCGCGCAATACCCACGTTTAAAGCTGATGGCGCTGACCCACGTCACCCATCGCACTGGCCTGGTGATGCCGGTCGAGGCGATCGCCAAGGCGGCGCGTGAATATGATGTGGATGTGATCCTCGACGGCGCTCACGCCCTGGGCCAGATCGACTTCAACCTCGCCGAACTGGGCATTCAGTTCGCCGGTTTCAATCTGCACAAATGGATCGGCGCGCCGCTGACCCTGGGTTTTCTGTACATCGCGCCCGAGCGCCTGGCCGACATCGACCCGGACATGGGCGAGTTTCACTACCCGCCCAGCGACGTGCGCGCACGCACGTCCTACAGCACACCGAATTTTCCGGCGCTGATGACCTTGCCCTTGGTGTTTGAGGAGCATCGAAGCCTGGGAGGCTCGGCGGCCAAGGGCGCGCGGGTGAATTACCTGCGTGACCTGTGGGTGAGCAAGGTGCGGCCGTTGGCGGGGGTTGAGGTGCTGACGTCGGATGATCCGCGCCTGTATTGCGGGATTACGGCGTTCAAGTTTGTCGGAAGGGACCAGCAGGTGATGGCAGATCGTTTACTCAAGGACTACAACCTGTTTACCACCACACGGGTGGGCGCGGCGTTTGGGACCTGCATTCGGGTGACGCCGGGGTTGGTCACGTCGGCCGCGGACATCAATGCCTTGGTCACCGCCATCGCCGAACTCAACGCCGATTAA
- a CDS encoding bifunctional 4-hydroxy-2-oxoglutarate aldolase/2-dehydro-3-deoxy-phosphogluconate aldolase, with protein MKSPQPTVSMADKVALIDSLCAKARILPVITIAREQDILPLADALAAGGLTALEVTLRSQYGLKAIQVLREQRPELCTGAGTVLDRHMLEAAEVAGSQFIVTPGITRDLLEASVHSAIPLLPGISNASGIMEGYALGYRRFKLFPAEVSGGVAAIKALGGPFGEVKFCPTGGVGPANIKSYMALKNVMCVGGSWMLDPEWIKNGDWARIQEVTAEALALLD; from the coding sequence GTGTCCATGGCGGATAAAGTTGCCCTGATCGACAGCCTCTGCGCCAAGGCGCGGATCCTGCCGGTGATCACCATCGCCCGCGAACAGGACATCCTGCCGCTGGCCGATGCCCTGGCCGCCGGTGGTTTGACCGCGCTGGAAGTGACCCTGCGTTCGCAGTACGGCCTCAAGGCCATTCAGGTGCTGCGCGAGCAACGCCCGGAACTGTGCACCGGTGCTGGCACCGTGCTGGATCGCCATATGCTCGAAGCGGCCGAAGTCGCCGGCTCGCAATTTATCGTCACCCCAGGCATCACCCGCGACCTGCTGGAAGCCTCGGTACACAGCGCAATCCCGCTGCTGCCGGGCATCAGCAACGCCTCCGGGATCATGGAAGGCTATGCGCTGGGTTATCGCCGCTTCAAGCTGTTCCCGGCTGAAGTCAGCGGCGGCGTCGCGGCAATCAAGGCCCTGGGCGGCCCGTTTGGCGAAGTGAAATTCTGCCCGACCGGCGGCGTTGGTCCGGCCAACATCAAAAGCTACATGGCGTTGAAAAACGTGATGTGCGTGGGCGGTAGCTGGATGCTTGATCCTGAGTGGATCAAGAACGGCGACTGGGCCCGCATTCAGGAAGTCACCGCCGAGGCGCTGGCGCTGCTGGATTGA